A single region of the Paramicrobacterium fandaimingii genome encodes:
- a CDS encoding SDR family NAD(P)-dependent oxidoreductase — MSAGTVLVTGPTGGLGRSAVMAMARRPAPQRPDLLLVGREGPRLDAVAENARAEGAHVETIPADLAQLSDVRAAGLRVKELVDAAAVAPLRALVANAGASVVDTRRASADGYELTFAVNYLAHAQLIGDLLDSFASPSRVVLLGSNTYHLNAVRRLLGVPPAQWRDPLELATPLAAGETPTTRAAGVAYSNSKLALLYYAHELQRRAPDGVGVAVFEPGYMPGTGLFREQGAAMLRVGRMLERIPGISSPARSGPALASVTLDERWSHLRDGAFVVKTRQRDVEPFALDRAREARLWEATAELLGSVSVGEER; from the coding sequence GTGAGCGCTGGCACGGTGCTCGTCACCGGCCCGACGGGCGGCCTGGGGCGTTCGGCGGTGATGGCGATGGCGCGCCGTCCTGCGCCCCAGCGGCCCGATCTGCTGCTTGTCGGGCGAGAGGGGCCGCGCCTCGACGCCGTTGCTGAGAACGCCCGAGCGGAAGGAGCGCACGTTGAGACGATTCCCGCGGACCTCGCGCAGCTCTCAGACGTGCGAGCGGCTGGCTTGAGAGTGAAAGAGCTCGTGGATGCCGCAGCAGTTGCACCTCTGCGGGCCCTGGTCGCGAACGCCGGAGCCTCGGTTGTCGATACGCGACGGGCATCGGCCGACGGCTACGAGCTCACGTTCGCTGTCAACTACCTTGCCCACGCCCAGCTGATCGGCGATCTGCTCGACTCGTTCGCTTCACCGTCGCGTGTCGTTCTGCTCGGCTCGAACACCTACCATCTGAACGCGGTTCGCCGTCTTCTGGGGGTGCCTCCTGCGCAGTGGCGAGATCCGCTCGAACTCGCGACCCCCTTAGCCGCCGGCGAGACGCCGACGACGCGCGCGGCCGGAGTGGCGTATTCGAACTCGAAGCTCGCGCTGCTCTACTACGCGCATGAACTGCAACGACGTGCGCCAGACGGCGTCGGCGTCGCGGTTTTTGAGCCCGGCTACATGCCGGGGACGGGCCTGTTTCGCGAGCAGGGCGCTGCGATGCTGCGCGTGGGGAGGATGCTTGAACGCATTCCCGGCATCTCGTCACCCGCGCGCTCGGGGCCGGCGCTCGCCTCGGTCACGCTCGACGAACGCTGGTCGCACCTACGCGACGGCGCCTTCGTTGTGAAGACACGCCAGCGCGATGTCGAACCGTTCGCCCTCGACAGGGCTCGCGAGGCCCGTCTCTGGGAGGCGACGGCCGAGCTGCTCGGTAGCGTCAGCGTCGGGGAAGAGCGGTAA
- a CDS encoding CaiB/BaiF CoA transferase family protein, producing the protein MSRPLDGVTVIDFTQVMLGPSCTQALGDFGADVIKIERPGSGDLSRSGVLAHTGQDNPVFLSLNRNKRGIAVDLSTDAGRAVILDLLRDADVVVSNFRPGVMERLGLDYDAVSAINPRIIWAAGSGFGASGPYAHKGGQDILGQAYSGVMKRLADPEHPVSIYATPIADYTAGQHLVQGILLALLHREKTGDGQKVEVSLYNSMLAMQMQEATTRLMYDQELNWALMPLSGCFPTADSEIVIVGAFKPNPLRDICAALELPDLSIEERFSTLERLKENRREIRQLIADRLREGTSERWLAALEREDVLCGPVRSLAEALADPQTAHNNMIIEFDGGSGQIVKTIASPIAMSQVASEIRHTPPRLGEHSRELLLGLGYDAARIDELVASGAVQ; encoded by the coding sequence ATGTCTCGACCATTGGATGGCGTCACCGTCATCGACTTCACGCAGGTGATGCTCGGGCCCTCCTGCACGCAGGCGCTCGGAGACTTCGGCGCCGACGTCATCAAGATCGAGCGTCCGGGGTCGGGCGACCTGTCACGCAGCGGCGTGCTTGCTCACACCGGGCAAGACAATCCCGTCTTTCTCAGTCTCAACCGCAACAAGCGCGGCATCGCGGTTGATCTCTCGACGGATGCTGGTCGCGCGGTGATTCTCGATCTGCTGCGTGACGCCGACGTCGTCGTCAGCAACTTTCGCCCCGGCGTCATGGAGCGCCTCGGCCTTGACTACGACGCCGTATCGGCGATCAACCCGCGCATCATCTGGGCGGCGGGCTCGGGCTTCGGCGCGTCAGGCCCCTACGCGCACAAGGGCGGTCAAGACATTCTGGGGCAGGCGTACTCCGGTGTGATGAAGCGATTGGCCGACCCAGAGCATCCGGTGTCGATCTATGCGACGCCGATCGCCGACTACACAGCGGGCCAGCATCTGGTGCAGGGCATTCTTCTCGCTCTGCTTCACCGCGAGAAGACGGGCGATGGCCAGAAGGTGGAGGTGAGTCTCTACAACTCGATGCTCGCTATGCAGATGCAAGAGGCGACGACGCGCCTCATGTACGACCAGGAGCTCAATTGGGCGCTCATGCCCTTGAGCGGGTGCTTCCCGACGGCGGACTCCGAGATCGTCATCGTCGGCGCGTTCAAACCGAATCCGCTGCGCGACATCTGCGCTGCGCTTGAGCTGCCCGATCTGTCGATCGAGGAGCGCTTCTCGACGCTCGAGAGGCTGAAGGAGAATCGACGCGAGATTCGGCAGCTCATCGCCGACCGGCTGAGGGAAGGCACGAGCGAACGCTGGCTCGCCGCGCTCGAGAGGGAAGACGTGCTCTGCGGGCCGGTGCGCAGCCTCGCCGAGGCGCTGGCCGACCCGCAGACCGCCCACAACAACATGATCATCGAGTTCGACGGCGGCAGCGGGCAGATCGTCAAGACGATTGCGTCGCCCATCGCGATGTCGCAGGTGGCATCCGAGATTCGGCACACGCCGCCGCGGTTGGGTGAGCACAGTCGCGAGCTGCTGCTGGGGCTCGGGTACGACGCTGCCCGCATCGACGAGCTCGTCGCGAGTGGCGCCGTGCAATAG
- a CDS encoding ABC transporter permease encodes MVGTNTETLVMSGTRRGTKPKPRRSAFKRVGAPLLAVVALVVLWQAVCVVFNVPYYIVPSPLEVGQSFGANISTLLEHSAPTVIEAGAGFLVGNSIAILLAVLFVHWKAAEDALMPVAVFIQTVPIVAIAPVLVLMLGTGYAPKIVIAALISFFPTLVNMVKGLKAVEKEHLELFRLLSASRSETFWKLRVFASMPFLFSSLRITATTSVIGAIVAEWIGSQRGLGYMIIQATYNFDTPLLYATMIMASLVAVVFFSIVSVLERLFVTWSAESKM; translated from the coding sequence ATGGTCGGAACAAACACCGAAACCCTCGTGATGAGCGGCACGCGTCGCGGCACCAAGCCAAAACCTCGACGCTCAGCGTTCAAACGGGTCGGGGCTCCGCTGTTGGCTGTCGTCGCGCTTGTCGTGCTCTGGCAGGCCGTGTGCGTCGTCTTCAACGTGCCGTACTACATCGTGCCGTCGCCTCTCGAGGTCGGCCAATCGTTTGGCGCGAACATCTCGACGCTGCTTGAGCACTCTGCTCCCACGGTGATCGAGGCGGGCGCAGGGTTCCTCGTCGGAAACTCGATAGCGATTCTGCTCGCCGTGCTCTTCGTGCACTGGAAGGCGGCGGAAGACGCCCTCATGCCGGTCGCCGTCTTCATTCAGACGGTGCCGATCGTCGCCATCGCTCCCGTGCTCGTTCTGATGCTCGGAACCGGGTACGCACCGAAGATCGTCATCGCGGCGCTCATCTCGTTCTTCCCCACCCTCGTCAACATGGTCAAGGGCCTCAAGGCCGTAGAGAAGGAGCATCTCGAGCTGTTCCGGCTGCTCTCGGCGTCGCGCTCCGAGACGTTCTGGAAGCTGCGCGTCTTCGCCTCGATGCCGTTCCTCTTCTCGTCGCTGCGCATCACGGCCACCACCTCGGTGATCGGCGCCATCGTCGCCGAGTGGATCGGCTCGCAGCGTGGCCTCGGGTACATGATCATTCAGGCGACCTACAACTTCGACACCCCGCTGCTGTACGCCACCATGATCATGGCGTCGCTTGTCGCCGTTGTGTTCTTCTCGATCGTCTCGGTGCTTGAACGCCTGTTCGTGACGTGGTCTGCTGAGTCCAAGATGTAA
- a CDS encoding helix-turn-helix transcriptional regulator, whose translation MENWDFAGAVRRWRERVAPDAVGLPAGGRRRAPGLRREELAGLVGISVDYLTRLEQGRATSPSVQVVEALARGLRLSDGERELLFQLSGQPAPGSNVVSARITPSVQRILDRLSNTPVAVYDAAWTLVTANAPYNALMGETTAWRGIERNAVWRNLVGPGNRAVHTPDEKADLETQLVADLRLTAARYPADRRTRQLVSELSAQSPRFVELWSADAPAPRPGRHKVIDHPSVGRIALDCDTLVVAEDDLRLMVYSAEPGTDDAESLSLAIVLGTQQLVE comes from the coding sequence GTGGAGAATTGGGATTTCGCGGGAGCCGTGCGGCGGTGGCGCGAACGAGTCGCACCGGATGCCGTCGGGCTGCCGGCCGGAGGGCGGCGCCGTGCTCCGGGCTTACGCAGGGAAGAGCTCGCGGGCCTCGTCGGCATCTCCGTCGACTACCTGACTCGGCTCGAACAGGGGCGCGCGACATCGCCGTCAGTCCAGGTTGTCGAGGCGCTTGCCCGCGGCCTTCGCCTCAGCGATGGCGAGCGCGAGCTGCTCTTTCAGCTCTCGGGCCAGCCCGCGCCGGGCAGCAACGTCGTCTCGGCACGCATCACCCCGAGCGTGCAGCGCATTCTCGATCGACTCTCGAACACCCCGGTCGCCGTCTACGATGCCGCGTGGACGCTCGTCACCGCGAACGCACCGTACAACGCGCTGATGGGCGAGACGACGGCGTGGAGAGGAATCGAGCGCAACGCGGTCTGGCGCAACCTTGTCGGCCCAGGCAACCGCGCCGTCCATACGCCAGACGAGAAGGCAGACCTCGAAACGCAGCTTGTCGCCGATCTTCGCCTCACTGCGGCGCGGTACCCCGCTGACCGGCGCACTCGCCAGCTGGTCAGCGAGCTCAGCGCCCAGAGCCCGCGTTTCGTCGAGCTCTGGAGCGCGGACGCTCCGGCACCGCGCCCCGGCCGGCACAAGGTCATCGACCATCCGTCGGTCGGCCGCATCGCGCTCGACTGCGACACTCTCGTTGTCGCTGAGGACGATCTGCGCCTCATGGTCTATTCAGCAGAGCCGGGCACCGACGACGCAGAGAGCCTCTCGCTCGCCATCGTGCTCGGAACGCAGCAGCTCGTTGAGTGA
- a CDS encoding SDR family NAD(P)-dependent oxidoreductase, whose amino-acid sequence MTTTLITGANKGLGKETAKQLIAAGHTVYLGARDEAKGRAAAQDVGGRFVQIDVTDDASVRAAAATIESEGGLDVLINNAGMEPRLAGNAIPTPADTTVDEMRETFETNAFSMVRTIGAFLPQLQHSTEAVIVNLASGLATLSGLSDPESFTHFYPAVSYPASKATVNVITIQYAKAFPGIRINSVEPGFTNTDLNGRTGTQTVEEGAAIIVKMAQVRPDGPTGTFVSAQGVLPW is encoded by the coding sequence ATGACAACAACACTGATCACCGGGGCCAACAAGGGCCTCGGCAAAGAAACAGCAAAACAGCTCATCGCCGCAGGACACACCGTGTATCTCGGGGCTCGTGATGAGGCAAAGGGTCGGGCTGCCGCACAGGACGTCGGAGGTCGGTTCGTGCAGATCGATGTGACAGACGACGCGTCCGTCCGCGCTGCCGCCGCGACGATCGAGAGCGAGGGCGGACTCGACGTTCTCATCAACAACGCGGGAATGGAGCCCCGCCTCGCGGGCAACGCAATTCCAACGCCGGCGGACACCACGGTCGACGAGATGCGCGAGACATTCGAGACAAACGCGTTCAGCATGGTGAGAACGATCGGCGCTTTCCTGCCTCAGCTGCAGCATTCCACCGAGGCCGTCATCGTGAATCTCGCGAGTGGCCTTGCGACACTCTCGGGACTTAGCGACCCCGAGAGCTTCACCCACTTCTACCCTGCCGTCAGCTACCCGGCATCGAAGGCGACGGTGAACGTGATCACCATCCAATACGCGAAGGCGTTCCCCGGCATTCGCATCAACTCGGTAGAGCCGGGCTTTACGAACACCGATCTCAACGGTCGCACGGGAACGCAGACCGTCGAGGAGGGCGCTGCGATCATCGTGAAGATGGCGCAGGTGCGCCCGGACGGCCCAACCGGAACCTTCGTCTCGGCGCAGGGGGTGCTTCCCTGGTGA
- the fdxA gene encoding ferredoxin has translation MVYVIGSACVDVKDLACIDACPVDCIYIGERTLYIQPEECVDCGACEPVCPVEAITYVDDVEPEDEKFVDIAYELFEKVGSPGGADAHGPVEDHPTITALPRR, from the coding sequence ATGGTTTACGTGATCGGATCGGCCTGTGTCGATGTGAAAGACCTCGCGTGCATTGACGCGTGCCCGGTCGACTGCATCTACATCGGCGAGCGCACCCTCTATATTCAGCCGGAGGAGTGCGTTGACTGCGGTGCCTGCGAACCGGTGTGCCCGGTCGAGGCAATCACCTACGTCGACGACGTCGAGCCCGAAGACGAGAAGTTCGTCGACATCGCGTACGAGCTCTTCGAGAAGGTCGGCTCCCCCGGTGGCGCAGACGCGCACGGCCCGGTCGAGGACCACCCGACGATTACCGCTCTTCCCCGACGCTGA